In Cryptomeria japonica chromosome 5, Sugi_1.0, whole genome shotgun sequence, the genomic window ATGAACCGCCACAGAAACGGGGGCATGTGTTTTACCAAAATCCAGCGAGGGGCTGATAGGGCTAGGACTTCTTCGTAATTTGCCTCTGGGGACCAAGCTATAGCCCTAAAGGATGTCGAGCCAACAGCCCAATACTGTTATTTTAAAACCTCTGCTTGAGCCTCATGgttaacaaaaaaaatgacaaacaaACCTTTTTGAATCTGCCGACAGAACGATATATGCAAACCTAGTTTAAGATTCCAGtaattatgaaaccaatcatcaagaaattttcGAGGAGGGACCTTATCTATTTCAACAGCTGAAAAGAAAATAGCCGTGCTTTTTAACCTAGATTTTTCCTCAAGTATTTCAGCAAGCATCTCAGAATTAGGTGAAACAGAGAAAACCTCGGAGCTTCCAGGGTTCTTACTGGCTTGATGGGTTCCATCGTTAACGGTAAACCTAGCCTCCGAGTTAAGAGTAATCCCTGCGGTAGCTACGGCCTCTGAAAACGTTTTAGGGCGGTCGGGAGGAGGAGAGGAGTGCAGAGAGTTTTTAGGTAGTTTACTGTTAATATCTTCCCTCGGCAGAGCCGAGAGAGGAGAAGTGGGTACGGGATCTGCAGTGGAGTTAATGAAATTAATGCCATTAGAGGGAGAGGAGGATGGAACAAACACACCTGGTGCCGGAGTAATGCGAATGTAAGAGGAGCCGTCATGTCTGCTATTAATATCTGCCATGTTGGATTTGGAGATCTCGCCGCTAGTTTGGCAGTTACTGCCAAAAGTGCCTCCAGTGTCGAAGACCGAGTTGGGGAAGGTTGCAAACGGGGGTTTGTCAGCGCCTATCATCGCAGACCACCGAAACCATCAAATTCCAAAAGCTctaatatattatttgaaaaaaaatgaattaaaaaatatcaaatttcaaatatttcatttAAGAATAAAATGAGttttcataaatacatatatattatttatattttttaataataaaatattaaatttcaattaaagaatatcaaatttttattattttatttacttaacaacattttttatcaataaaaaatacatttctctataaatattaaatattaatgttataatttctagtATTAAATTAATGTAATATACAAATTAATATATCTTAATAATATACAATTAACTAAGCATTGGGGTTATTATTATTCAAATTGGACTACAACTCACCTATGGTTATCTCTTAAAATACGGGTACAAATACATAGGGTAAGTGTTATGTTCAATTAACATTAGCCTTCAATTAGATTTAGAGTTCAAATAGATATCTCTTCACATCTAGTTTAGGtggatttatttaattttaaatacttAGTTTACTCAACAATAATTTTGTTGACTACATAATAGATTTTCTGCTTTTtagctttaaaataaaataaaacatctaTAAAACAAATGTaagtatataaaaaaatatattatatatgattGTACAACCAAACATTACTTTTATATAAgtattaattttataaatatttgacaataataatttataattttattaatttaggaGTTCACGTAGGTAAACTTAATCTATTTATCTCCTTGGAAATCTCACAAATCCATGGacatcaaaaacatcaaaacatttAAATCTTGTTTACGACGTGTCTCTCCAACACAGGCAATTAATAAACGTTCCCTGAGACCCTTTAAATTCCATACCTCTTTTCTCgaacaaagatattattcattttgaattgaaaagtatcaatttcaaatattttatttaatatatgattttaaaataatttctttttaagaaaaaactATTTATGCTTATCAACtttaacataaataaaataaaacatccataaAACAATTCCAACTTAAAAAACTATATGTGATTGTACAAATGTTATCTATTTTTactattttaaattaataatattattaattttagtAGCTAAAACTGAATCTGTTATCTGTTTGGAAATCTCACAAAGGAAGCCATGCACATCAAAAAATCAATACATACAAATCTAGTTTTACGACGTGTCTGCCAAGTATGCAGGCTATTTATAACTTTTGCCAATCGAACCAGGAGATCCACCAATTCTTTTGTAGCAAAAAGGCATGAGATTTTAAATCCATGGATTCTTTTGTAGAAAAAAGTCAGGAGAGTTAAACGGTTTTCCAATCCCGAGTTTGAACGATATGCATGAGGAGTAGACAGTTTGTCGAGTTGGAAATTATCGAGAGAATCAGTTGCAATTGCCTGTTTAGTGCTACTTTGAATGCCTTATCTTTTCATATATTGCAATACTGAGAGATTATCGGTCATCCAATTTAACTGGACTCCACGTGTTCCTCCGCCATTTACTGTCCGTTTCTTGCCTCGTTTTTGAAAGATCTCTATTTAATACAGGAACAGAAATCCTTCATTCTATAACTTGAGCAGCTTAGGGAGGGAATTTGTTGTGTTTGTagggtttttatttttctttgccTTGTGTTTTTTAAGTCTTCTGGTTTGTTTTTTTGACATTTGCTCTTTGGAAGAATTGTGTCATTTGCTCTTTGGAAGAATGGCGGTCGAAGACACAGTTCGCACAGTTCTCGGCATCATAGGTAAGCCTGCAATCTTTAATGTTTATTTTTATGGTGATAAACAATTTGACTGGAaatctttttcattttttgattattttggtggtGAATTTTGGTTTCCGCAGGAAATGTGATTTCGTTTCTTATGTTTCTGGCTCCAGCGTAAGAtttcttttctgatttttttaGATGTTTTTGAAAATTCTCTTATGATGCAGCAgcattttctttttaaatattttataaaataatttactttttgggtttttgttttttttgatgaTGTAGCACGGCATTTTACAAGATCTGCAAATGGAGAAACACTCGAGGGTATTCAGGGTTTCCATATGTTATGACGATTCTGAATTGTGCACTTTGGGTGTTGTACGGCTTGCCTATTGTAAAACCGGATAGCATACTTGTGTCTACCATAAATGGCATTGGTCTCGGCATAGAGATAATATACACCCTCATCTTTTTAATTTTCTGCAAAGATAGCAAGACAAGGGTGAGTTTTTTGTAGGGTTTCTTTTGAGTTTCCACAAGATAGTGAATGCCAGTGGATGATTCATCTTCTGTTTGTTTGTATTGCAGTTGAAGATGCTGGGGCTAATCTTTCTGATATCTTCATTCTTTGCGGCTGTTACACTTTCAACACTTTTGAAATTTCATGATCACAAAAAGCGATACACAACCATAGGGACCATTTGCATTATATTTAATGTGTTTATGTATGCGTCTCCATTGTCTATCATGGTAAGCGGCA contains:
- the LOC131035799 gene encoding bidirectional sugar transporter SWEET6b, producing MAVEDTVRTVLGIIGNVISFLMFLAPATAFYKICKWRNTRGYSGFPYVMTILNCALWVLYGLPIVKPDSILVSTINGIGLGIEIIYTLIFLIFCKDSKTRLKMLGLIFLISSFFAAVTLSTLLKFHDHKKRYTTIGTICIIFNVFMYASPLSIMRKVIREKSVKYMPLYLSVAMFGNGLIWTAYGAIHFDINLVLPNGLGAGLGACQLLLYAVYYRTTKWGDDDQKPAVEMDDKPGVGLNDNGYPRPLGAGHDGV